CCAACAGCCGCCGCCGCAGGCTCCACCGTGGCAAAACCAGGCGCCGAAAACCCACATTTGTCCTTCTTCATGCACGACATTCTAGGAGGATCACACCCATCAGTCAGAGTGGTCACTGGCCTGGTAGCCAACACAGTTTTCAACGCCCCTTTCTCCAAGGCCAACAACAACATCTTCCCAGTCAGCGGGGGGACCCCGTTGACCAACAACAACTTAAACGGCTTCCTCGAtaacaacaagaacaacatCCCAAGCATCGCAGGCCTCACCGGCCTCACCAACTCACAGAGCAGCACAGTGATCCAGAACAGCGGCAACAACAACGTTGTCAGTGGCGGCAGCAACCAACCCTTCGTCACGGCAGGCCAGCTGCCGACTGGAGCCACTCTCCAGAAGCTTATGTTTGGCTCGGTGACGGTGATCGACGACGAGCTGACCGAAGGACACGAGCTGGGTTCTGCCGTGCTTGGAAAGGCACAAGGTTTTTACTTGGCAAGCTCGTTGGACGGGAACAGCCACACCATGGCTTTCACCGTGTTGTTGCATGGCGAACATGGCGCACATGATGAGGTGGAGGACACCATAAGCTTGTTTGGGGTCCACCGTACTGCCTCCCCTGTTTCTCACATTGCTGTGATTGGTGGGACCGGGAAGTACGAGATGGCTACTGGGTATGCGGCCATTGAGAGCCTTCATCAGGAGGACCAGCACACGACTGATGGCGTGGACACTATAATGCAGATCAGTGTTTACCTCTCTGAATAGTTGGGTTTGTTTGTGGGAGTTTTATTTAGCAGTTGCCTGTTGTGAGCTTGAAAATGTCAATGTGTAATTTGATGTATCTTTTTAATGTATCTTTAAttgaatgaaaaatgaaaactttcTGTTAAAAAGTTCTGGGTTTTCTATCTTATGATTCTTATCCGACTTTGTTTCTTGCTTATTTAAACCAAGATCAAAGTGAATGTGCAGGGaccctgtttttctttgatcCAAAGCTGAATCCCACCATGGGATTTGGTCTATAACCCAACAGTTGATGTTTTTCAATTGCATAATATGAATTAGCTCCTCTGCATTTGTGGTTCAAATTGACAAA
Above is a window of Prunus persica cultivar Lovell chromosome G2, Prunus_persica_NCBIv2, whole genome shotgun sequence DNA encoding:
- the LOC18787522 gene encoding dirigent protein 24, with the translated sequence MAKSLLSTSKPLKATLYILVLAIILGYANSARILDEALPKASNPLPTPVPTSNPQTNPTTSLPSGQIPAIAPATTTVDDTEDDADSPIPETDVAPPVVPPVTTVPEADKPQPETEEPTTVPAPIPDVAPVAGAAPGVGPAVTSPSTPIPVPTPVAGPIPTSPTGPNPTAAAAGSTVAKPGAENPHLSFFMHDILGGSHPSVRVVTGLVANTVFNAPFSKANNNIFPVSGGTPLTNNNLNGFLDNNKNNIPSIAGLTGLTNSQSSTVIQNSGNNNVVSGGSNQPFVTAGQLPTGATLQKLMFGSVTVIDDELTEGHELGSAVLGKAQGFYLASSLDGNSHTMAFTVLLHGEHGAHDEVEDTISLFGVHRTASPVSHIAVIGGTGKYEMATGYAAIESLHQEDQHTTDGVDTIMQISVYLSE